A portion of the Adhaeribacter radiodurans genome contains these proteins:
- a CDS encoding penicillin-binding protein 1A, which translates to MAEKQQRSIYQKIVNFLWRGFLVGLVFLVIYVVFVSVNFLYLFGSSPGLENLENPSSEIASELYTADGLLIGKYFTENRSPVSYGKISPILIKTLVATEDVRFYQHSGIDARALGSVFYFTLRGEKRGGSTITQQLAKNLYKTRTDDSRGALGHIPVLNTLISKTKEWTLAVQLERNYTKEEILTMYLNTVDFGSNSYGIKVASKTFFSTSPDSLKPEEAAMMVGLVNAPSRYSPKFNPKNALAKRNFVIDKMAKYRIVTKAAADSLKALPITLKYKIEKHYEGPATYFRGAVNDFVKKWCEEENKKAGYEKYDIYTSGLKIYTTIDSRMQALAEQAVEEKMRDLQKKFNRHWKGKNPWVDEKDNEIPNFIETIAQRTEYYHKLKRLYGKDQAKINELMNSPRKMTVFTWQGEKDTTLSPLDSLRYYKRYLHAGMMTMDPFTGQIKTWVGGINFKYFKYDHVRQAKRQAGSTFKPFVYLTALDNGYTPCDRIRDERITIKYVENGKPMEWQPNNVTRSYTGINMTLRQAMARSVNSVTAQLTEQVGWDRVAQYAHRLGITTPLQSVPSIGLGSGGDVSVYDMVSAYATFVNNGFRSDPMFVTRIEDRNGNVIHQFSPKQKKVISEETAFLMVHMLKGGMEEPGGTSQALWEYDLWKNGNEIGGKTGTTSNYSDGWYMGITKDLVSGVWVGGEDRSIHFRTSATGEGSKTALPIFGLFMEKLYKEKELGYKMGRFPKPTVKIRKNYYCPTPRYSAPKTDSVSTDQLLEKLNDSLPDDI; encoded by the coding sequence ATGGCTGAAAAGCAACAAAGATCTATATATCAAAAGATTGTCAATTTTCTTTGGCGGGGTTTTCTGGTAGGGTTGGTGTTCCTGGTTATTTATGTAGTATTTGTTTCAGTAAATTTTCTGTATTTATTCGGCTCCTCGCCTGGTCTCGAAAACCTGGAAAATCCCAGCAGCGAAATTGCGTCAGAACTATATACCGCCGATGGCTTATTAATTGGTAAGTATTTTACTGAAAACCGTAGCCCGGTATCCTACGGTAAAATCTCACCTATACTCATTAAAACGCTGGTTGCCACCGAAGATGTACGGTTTTACCAACATTCCGGCATCGACGCACGAGCGCTTGGATCTGTTTTTTATTTTACATTGCGTGGGGAAAAACGGGGTGGTAGTACCATTACGCAACAGTTGGCTAAAAATCTGTATAAAACCCGTACCGACGATTCGCGGGGCGCCCTGGGGCATATCCCGGTATTAAATACGCTTATTAGTAAAACCAAGGAGTGGACTTTGGCGGTGCAGCTCGAGCGCAATTATACCAAAGAAGAAATTTTAACCATGTACCTGAATACAGTAGACTTTGGTTCGAATTCTTACGGAATAAAAGTAGCTTCCAAAACATTTTTTAGTACGTCGCCGGATAGTTTAAAGCCCGAAGAGGCGGCCATGATGGTAGGTTTAGTAAATGCACCCTCGCGGTACAGTCCTAAATTTAACCCGAAAAATGCGCTGGCAAAACGAAATTTCGTGATTGATAAAATGGCGAAATACCGCATTGTAACCAAAGCAGCAGCCGATTCTTTAAAAGCTTTACCTATTACCTTAAAATACAAAATAGAAAAACATTACGAAGGACCCGCTACTTATTTTAGAGGCGCCGTAAACGATTTTGTAAAAAAATGGTGCGAAGAAGAAAATAAAAAAGCCGGTTACGAAAAATACGATATTTATACCAGCGGTTTAAAAATTTACACCACCATTGACTCGCGCATGCAGGCTTTAGCGGAGCAAGCGGTAGAAGAAAAAATGCGTGATTTGCAAAAGAAATTTAACCGCCACTGGAAAGGCAAAAATCCTTGGGTAGATGAGAAAGATAATGAAATACCCAATTTTATCGAGACCATTGCGCAACGAACGGAATATTACCACAAGTTAAAACGGCTTTACGGCAAAGATCAGGCAAAAATTAATGAATTGATGAATTCGCCCCGTAAAATGACGGTTTTTACCTGGCAAGGCGAAAAAGATACTACCTTAAGCCCTCTTGATTCTTTACGTTATTATAAGCGTTACCTGCACGCTGGCATGATGACCATGGACCCATTTACCGGACAAATAAAAACCTGGGTAGGAGGAATTAATTTTAAATATTTCAAATACGATCACGTGCGTCAGGCCAAGCGACAGGCGGGTTCTACTTTTAAACCTTTCGTTTACTTAACAGCCCTGGACAACGGTTACACTCCCTGCGACCGCATCCGCGACGAGCGAATTACCATAAAATACGTTGAAAACGGCAAGCCTATGGAGTGGCAGCCCAACAATGTAACCCGATCTTATACCGGTATTAACATGACTTTACGTCAAGCTATGGCCCGCTCCGTAAATTCAGTAACGGCCCAGTTAACAGAGCAGGTAGGTTGGGATAGAGTAGCGCAATACGCACATCGCTTAGGTATTACTACGCCCTTACAATCTGTTCCTTCTATTGGTTTAGGCTCGGGTGGCGATGTATCGGTGTACGACATGGTAAGTGCGTATGCTACCTTCGTGAACAACGGTTTCCGGAGCGACCCTATGTTTGTTACCCGCATCGAAGACCGGAACGGCAACGTAATTCACCAGTTCAGCCCGAAACAAAAAAAGGTAATCAGCGAAGAAACTGCCTTTTTAATGGTGCACATGCTTAAAGGGGGCATGGAAGAACCCGGTGGTACATCGCAGGCTTTATGGGAATACGACCTCTGGAAAAACGGCAACGAAATTGGTGGCAAAACAGGTACTACTTCTAATTATTCCGATGGCTGGTACATGGGCATTACCAAAGATTTAGTTTCGGGAGTATGGGTAGGTGGCGAAGATCGCAGCATCCATTTCCGGACTTCAGCTACCGGCGAAGGCTCTAAAACAGCGCTGCCCATCTTTGGGTTGTTTATGGAAAAGCTCTACAAAGAAAAAGAACTAGGCTATAAAATGGGTCGATTCCCGAAACCAACGGTAAAAATCCGAAAAAATTATTATTGCCCTACTCCGCGTTACTCCGCTCCCAAAACCGATTCTGTTTCTACGGATCAATTATTAGAAAAACTCAACGATAGTTTACCGGATGATATTTAG
- a CDS encoding SH3 domain-containing protein produces the protein MKKLLLSFVLIAQLGFAMADNKTPLMVVQVRNNNVKMFQQAGTSTPVIETVTTADRVELIRKWNTHWALVKVNDKVGYVLFSELTNLKAQPQSKALATR, from the coding sequence ATGAAAAAGCTTCTTCTTTCTTTCGTGCTGATTGCTCAATTAGGTTTTGCAATGGCCGACAATAAAACTCCCTTAATGGTGGTGCAAGTTCGGAACAACAATGTAAAAATGTTTCAGCAAGCCGGCACTTCCACCCCCGTTATTGAAACTGTTACTACTGCCGACCGGGTAGAACTCATTCGTAAATGGAACACGCATTGGGCTTTGGTAAAAGTGAATGACAAAGTAGGTTATGTATTATTTTCGGAATTAACTAACCTGAAAGCACAACCCCAATCAAAAGCTCTTGCTACTCGCTAA
- a CDS encoding DUF6807 domain-containing protein, translating into MKQKKYFPLLPIGLFTILLVSVSFILKPQNPPKSKAQKFTLVADEKSKRVDVLVNGQPFTSYFYPDDLMKPVLYPIRTAKGTLITRGWPYDPRPGERVDHPHHVGLWFNYGDVNGLDFWNNSTAIEADKKNSYGTIKHRKVTKMTNGENQAELAVTMDWQKPDGTNLLREDTRFVFSGKGNDRYIDRITTLTALQEDVSFKDNKEGVIGLRLARELEHPSDKPEVFTDASGKATPVAKLNNEGVTGKYRSSEGKEGDAVWGTRGKWVNLTGKINQEPVSVVMLDNPQNVGFPTYWHARGYGLFAANPLGQKALSDGKEELNYKLPAGKSITFRHRLIVHSGSTLTDDQINAEYQKFAGKNSKM; encoded by the coding sequence ATGAAGCAAAAAAAATATTTCCCCTTGCTGCCAATCGGGCTCTTTACCATTTTACTTGTTAGCGTTAGTTTTATTTTAAAACCTCAGAATCCGCCGAAATCTAAAGCTCAAAAATTTACTTTAGTAGCCGATGAAAAAAGTAAGCGGGTAGATGTTTTAGTAAATGGACAACCATTTACGTCTTATTTTTACCCGGATGACTTAATGAAGCCGGTTTTGTACCCCATACGCACCGCTAAAGGAACACTCATTACCCGGGGCTGGCCTTATGACCCGCGTCCAGGTGAGCGCGTCGACCATCCGCACCACGTAGGCTTGTGGTTTAACTACGGCGATGTAAATGGTCTTGATTTTTGGAATAATTCTACTGCCATTGAAGCCGATAAGAAAAATAGTTACGGTACCATTAAGCACCGGAAAGTAACCAAAATGACAAACGGGGAAAACCAGGCCGAACTTGCCGTAACCATGGACTGGCAGAAACCCGATGGTACTAACTTATTGCGTGAGGATACTCGTTTTGTATTCAGTGGCAAAGGAAACGACCGCTACATCGACCGGATTACCACCCTTACGGCTTTACAGGAAGACGTTTCTTTTAAAGATAACAAAGAAGGAGTAATTGGCCTCCGGTTGGCTCGTGAATTAGAACATCCGTCAGATAAACCAGAAGTTTTTACTGATGCAAGTGGCAAAGCTACTCCAGTAGCAAAGTTAAATAACGAAGGCGTAACGGGTAAATACCGCAGTTCTGAAGGTAAAGAAGGCGATGCCGTATGGGGTACGCGGGGTAAATGGGTAAACTTAACAGGAAAAATCAATCAGGAACCCGTATCCGTAGTAATGCTCGATAATCCGCAGAATGTGGGCTTCCCTACTTATTGGCACGCTCGTGGTTACGGTTTATTCGCCGCAAATCCTCTGGGTCAAAAAGCATTGAGCGACGGTAAAGAAGAACTAAATTACAAACTGCCGGCTGGTAAATCAATTACATTCCGCCACCGCTTGATTGTTCACTCCGGTAGTACCCTTACCGACGACCAGATTAACGCCGAATACCAGAAGTTTGCCGGCAAAAACAGCAAGATGTAA
- a CDS encoding Gfo/Idh/MocA family protein — MENHNENSRREFIKKAALGTLSVAAMGISAKSYGRIMGANDRVNVGIVGFSNRFKSSLVPSFLDHHKELNFDFVAVSDIWNRRRDEAEAYIKEKAGMKIKKYRNNDELYANKNIDAVIISTADFQHALMGVEAVKAGRDAYIEKPMAESMEDARAILKAVEESDRIVQIGSQRRSAPNYIAANEFIRSGKFGDITMVEMCWNVNQPGRWRVPLTKEIRKEDTDWDRFLMNRPKEAWDPRKYLEFRLFYPYSTGIPGQWMSHQIDTVHWFTGLEHPRSVSANGGIYMWKDGRKNADTMTAVFDYGPKDDMSKGFQVVFSSRFHNGAGGTKELYYSNGGMMNLDTNKITSEGGLTQKMADEMGMKANLLQEFTLPNAAKMETAANTGGDPMTSLHMRNWMECVRSRKTPNASVRAGYNHSVANQMTYAALTTGKKITFDDAKQDLTVS, encoded by the coding sequence ATGGAAAATCATAACGAAAACTCCCGGCGAGAATTTATTAAAAAAGCTGCTTTAGGCACCCTAAGTGTAGCAGCTATGGGCATCAGTGCCAAAAGTTACGGCCGCATTATGGGCGCTAACGACCGCGTAAATGTGGGCATTGTGGGTTTCTCGAACCGGTTTAAAAGCTCCCTGGTTCCTTCTTTCCTGGACCACCATAAAGAATTAAATTTTGATTTTGTAGCTGTTTCTGATATCTGGAACCGCCGCCGCGATGAAGCCGAAGCGTATATTAAAGAAAAAGCCGGTATGAAAATTAAAAAATACCGCAACAACGATGAGCTATACGCTAATAAAAATATTGATGCTGTTATTATTTCTACCGCCGATTTTCAGCATGCTTTAATGGGAGTGGAGGCCGTTAAAGCCGGTCGCGATGCCTACATTGAAAAGCCGATGGCCGAGAGTATGGAAGATGCCCGGGCTATTTTAAAAGCCGTAGAAGAATCGGACAGAATTGTGCAGATTGGTTCGCAACGCCGTAGCGCACCTAATTACATTGCCGCTAATGAATTTATCCGGTCCGGTAAATTTGGTGATATTACCATGGTAGAAATGTGCTGGAACGTAAACCAGCCCGGCCGCTGGCGGGTACCGCTTACCAAAGAAATCCGCAAAGAAGATACTGATTGGGATCGTTTCCTGATGAACCGTCCGAAAGAAGCCTGGGATCCACGAAAGTATTTGGAATTCCGTTTATTTTACCCGTATTCAACTGGTATTCCGGGCCAATGGATGTCGCACCAGATTGATACCGTACATTGGTTTACCGGTTTAGAACACCCACGCAGCGTATCGGCTAACGGCGGTATTTACATGTGGAAAGATGGCCGCAAAAATGCCGATACCATGACTGCTGTGTTTGATTATGGTCCGAAAGACGATATGAGCAAAGGCTTCCAGGTAGTATTCTCGTCGCGGTTCCATAATGGGGCAGGCGGTACGAAAGAATTGTACTACTCTAATGGCGGTATGATGAACCTGGATACGAACAAGATTACTTCAGAGGGCGGTTTAACGCAGAAAATGGCCGACGAAATGGGTATGAAAGCCAACCTTTTACAGGAATTTACTTTACCGAATGCCGCTAAAATGGAAACTGCCGCTAATACCGGTGGCGACCCAATGACCTCCTTGCACATGCGCAATTGGATGGAATGCGTACGCAGCCGTAAAACTCCGAATGCTTCGGTGCGGGCCGGTTACAATCACTCTGTAGCCAACCAAATGACCTATGCGGCTTTAACTACCGGTAAAAAAATTACTTTCGACGATGCCAAACAAGATTTAACCGTTAGCTAA
- a CDS encoding 3-keto-disaccharide hydrolase, producing the protein MKKIEKCILTGFVVLSFWGTGLAQESASKSVAKNQPVNTLTATEKKQGWQLLFDGKTTNGWRGAHKEAFPTQGWQIENGELTVLQSDGAESRNGGDIVTNQQYGNFELTLEAKLTEGANSGVKYFVTEKEPAHPGSAIGLEYQILDDVRHPDAKMGKNGNRTIGSLYDLIPAKNKKAKPIGEWNQVRIVSKNNLVEHWLNGTKVVEYTRASPEYRALVAQSKYKDYPNFGEAAQGRILLQDHGNTVYYRNIKIRTL; encoded by the coding sequence ATGAAAAAAATAGAAAAATGTATTCTTACTGGTTTTGTTGTTCTCAGCTTTTGGGGTACTGGCTTGGCCCAAGAAAGCGCAAGTAAAAGTGTGGCGAAAAATCAGCCGGTTAATACCTTAACGGCCACTGAAAAAAAACAAGGCTGGCAATTGCTCTTTGATGGTAAAACGACGAACGGTTGGCGTGGAGCGCATAAAGAGGCATTCCCGACGCAAGGGTGGCAGATTGAAAACGGCGAATTAACCGTTTTACAGTCCGATGGCGCTGAATCGCGGAATGGCGGTGATATTGTAACAAATCAGCAATACGGCAATTTTGAACTAACCCTTGAAGCTAAACTAACCGAAGGTGCTAACAGCGGGGTTAAATATTTTGTCACTGAAAAAGAACCTGCGCATCCGGGCTCAGCTATTGGCCTGGAGTATCAGATTTTAGATGATGTCCGCCACCCCGACGCTAAAATGGGTAAAAACGGAAATCGTACTATTGGTTCATTGTACGATTTAATTCCGGCCAAAAACAAAAAGGCCAAACCCATTGGCGAATGGAACCAGGTACGCATTGTGTCGAAGAACAACCTCGTAGAACACTGGCTCAACGGCACCAAAGTAGTAGAATACACCCGGGCCAGTCCGGAGTACCGGGCCTTGGTAGCGCAAAGTAAATACAAAGACTATCCTAATTTTGGGGAAGCTGCCCAAGGGCGTATTTTATTGCAGGACCACGGTAACACGGTGTATTACCGCAATATTAAAATCAGAACGCTTTAA
- a CDS encoding sugar phosphate isomerase/epimerase family protein, which yields MSVKVTRRQFISHLGFATVAVPIIVNSPQTFAAALAASGIKFGYSAITWGGNDVQAIKEISQLGFTGIQLRANTYPEYGQKPAELKKLLDEAKLELAMFSSGNANINTGNDEAEISKHVTHAKFVKALGGKYIQVTNSSRPKNGAPTEEDLVKYGKMLTEVGKRTQPLGIETTYHNHMHQLGETPEEVDVILKNTDPKYVSLLLDVAHYQQGGGDPAKAIRQYKNRLKALHIKDVRDKNAIDPSKPYQFVELGQGRVNFPGIFAALKEVNFKGYAIIELDAVPEKNRTPLESGQITRNYLKNQLKFNI from the coding sequence ATGTCAGTAAAAGTAACCCGTCGTCAATTTATAAGCCATCTTGGTTTTGCAACTGTTGCCGTTCCCATTATTGTTAACTCACCTCAAACTTTCGCAGCGGCTTTAGCGGCTTCCGGAATTAAGTTTGGTTACTCGGCTATTACCTGGGGCGGCAACGATGTACAAGCCATTAAAGAAATCTCCCAATTAGGTTTTACCGGTATTCAGTTACGGGCCAATACCTATCCGGAATACGGCCAGAAACCCGCTGAACTTAAAAAGCTATTAGACGAGGCGAAACTAGAGCTAGCCATGTTTTCGAGCGGTAACGCTAATATAAATACCGGCAACGACGAAGCCGAAATCAGCAAGCACGTAACCCACGCTAAATTCGTGAAAGCCCTGGGCGGTAAATACATTCAGGTAACTAATTCATCGCGGCCAAAAAACGGGGCTCCTACCGAAGAAGATTTAGTAAAATATGGTAAGATGCTAACCGAAGTAGGCAAACGTACGCAACCGCTAGGCATCGAAACTACTTACCACAACCACATGCATCAACTCGGCGAAACGCCGGAAGAAGTAGACGTAATTCTGAAAAATACTGACCCTAAATACGTGAGTTTGCTGCTAGATGTAGCGCATTACCAGCAAGGAGGCGGCGATCCGGCCAAAGCCATTCGGCAATACAAAAATCGGCTGAAAGCTTTGCACATTAAAGACGTACGCGATAAAAATGCTATTGACCCCAGCAAACCTTATCAGTTCGTGGAATTAGGCCAGGGACGGGTAAACTTTCCGGGCATTTTTGCCGCTTTAAAAGAAGTAAATTTTAAAGGTTACGCCATTATTGAATTGGATGCTGTGCCCGAGAAAAACCGCACTCCCCTGGAAAGTGGCCAGATAACGCGCAATTACTTGAAAAATCAGCTAAAGTTTAACATCTGA
- a CDS encoding RagB/SusD family nutrient uptake outer membrane protein — MKKILLLIGSLAFFSQACKDVLDEKVVSSVTPEYYATATGFEDAVKASYEPLRTWYGTQRGFTLTVFGTDTYTKGADGDYKFVNDYTPNLNAQVDYIRDLWNDFYRAINTTNTVIDRAPTIQLDETLKGIRVAEARFLRAQYYFVLVQTYGPLHLALKETTDVQITASRSPVKDVYDVIVSDLESAIAVLPAKQNDYGRATKPAAEHLLAKVLLTRASIPEAAKPDDNQRAADLAKGVISNYDFALLPRFASVFDQGNQQHSEVVWSVQYTQDLITNSTGNSGHLYFLMEYDAGHKGTMRDIANGRPFKRFKPTLYTLDLFDRTKDSRYDGSFKQVFYANNPATLAPGMKLGDTAIWVAPYDVPAEVKATKNYEIIDRTAVLAPGNYRYFPSLSKFLDPLRPSIQHEPGSRDFMVARLAETYLIAAEALYKVGNIEEAVQYINAVRRRAALPGKETAMEITADQLNIDFILDERARELLGEMDRWFDLVRTGTLIDRVKKYNPDGAPNIQPFHVLRPIPNDQIDRTEGGAASFPQNPGY; from the coding sequence ATGAAGAAGATATTATTACTAATAGGCAGTCTGGCTTTTTTTAGTCAAGCTTGTAAGGATGTTCTGGACGAAAAAGTAGTATCCAGTGTTACTCCGGAGTATTATGCAACCGCTACGGGTTTCGAAGACGCAGTAAAAGCATCGTACGAACCCTTACGGACCTGGTACGGAACCCAGCGCGGTTTTACGCTCACGGTTTTTGGTACCGATACCTATACCAAAGGTGCCGACGGCGATTATAAATTCGTAAACGATTATACTCCTAATTTAAATGCGCAGGTAGATTATATCCGGGATCTCTGGAATGATTTTTACCGGGCTATTAACACTACTAATACAGTAATTGATCGGGCTCCTACCATTCAATTAGATGAAACCCTAAAAGGCATTCGGGTAGCAGAGGCTAGATTTTTGCGAGCGCAGTATTATTTTGTGCTGGTACAAACCTACGGACCATTGCATTTGGCTCTTAAAGAAACTACCGACGTACAGATCACCGCCAGCCGGTCGCCGGTAAAAGATGTGTACGATGTTATTGTCTCTGACCTGGAAAGTGCCATTGCCGTATTACCAGCAAAACAAAACGATTACGGGCGGGCTACTAAACCCGCTGCGGAACACTTATTAGCTAAAGTGCTTTTAACCCGGGCAAGTATTCCGGAGGCCGCTAAACCAGACGATAACCAACGGGCAGCAGATCTGGCCAAAGGAGTAATTTCTAACTATGATTTTGCTTTATTGCCCAGGTTTGCTTCGGTGTTTGATCAGGGCAACCAGCAGCACTCCGAAGTGGTATGGTCGGTGCAATATACCCAGGATTTAATAACAAATAGTACGGGTAATAGTGGGCACCTTTACTTTTTAATGGAATACGATGCCGGCCATAAAGGAACAATGCGCGATATCGCCAATGGTCGTCCGTTTAAGCGATTTAAGCCTACTTTGTATACGCTCGACTTATTCGATCGCACCAAAGATTCGCGCTACGACGGCTCCTTTAAGCAAGTGTTTTACGCCAATAATCCGGCTACTCTAGCTCCTGGTATGAAACTGGGCGATACAGCTATTTGGGTAGCACCTTATGATGTTCCCGCAGAAGTAAAAGCAACTAAAAATTATGAAATTATTGATCGGACGGCCGTATTAGCTCCGGGTAATTACCGTTATTTTCCTTCATTAAGTAAATTTTTAGATCCCCTTCGGCCTTCCATACAGCATGAACCCGGTTCCCGCGATTTTATGGTGGCCCGTTTAGCAGAAACGTATCTTATTGCCGCCGAAGCTTTGTATAAAGTTGGAAATATTGAAGAAGCGGTACAATATATAAACGCAGTGCGGCGCCGGGCAGCTTTGCCCGGTAAAGAAACAGCCATGGAAATAACAGCTGACCAACTCAACATAGATTTTATTTTAGATGAGCGGGCCCGCGAGTTATTAGGAGAAATGGATCGTTGGTTTGATTTAGTAAGAACCGGTACCTTAATAGATCGGGTTAAAAAATATAATCCGGATGGTGCTCCCAATATTCAACCGTTCCATGTACTGCGCCCAATTCCAAACGACCAAATTGACCGGACTGAAGGAGGAGCGGCTTCTTTCCCGCAAAATCCTGGTTATTAA